Genomic segment of Anopheles darlingi chromosome X, idAnoDarlMG_H_01, whole genome shotgun sequence:
TCGGCCGGGTTTGCCAACCTGTATACACCGTCCTCGGTATTCTCCGGTCCACAGGTAAAGCTCGGCTAAGCACTACCGACGTAATCCTTGTTGTGTTTTGGAGAACAGTGGCTCTAATCATTCGAATCTTTCCTTTGCTTCCCTCCTTTACCTCGTGATAATAACAACGCAGTACGCAGCCAACAACACCGGAGCACCACTGGCCACCGACGGGTGCGTGAACGCCGTGGCGAAAGCGGTCTGGAATCAGGCGATCACCCAATCGTTCGGGTCCTTTATACCTCAGGACTCTGTGTTCGGTAACTGCATCCTGCCCGTTCTACCGCGATACGAAAACCCACCGGCCAACTCTTTCAACAGCCCCTCGAAAACCTGAGCGCAGGTGGAACGGTCTATTGGAAGCGGCGTTGACGCTGGATAATACCCTGGGTCGCTTACAGCAGGATGGCACTTATTAAGCTTAAAACATTGGAGGAATATCTTCAGGGAGTGGACGATTTCGTCTCGCCTAAAGTGTGTCTGGAGCAGTACATCACCCCGTCGCATATCGCTAGCCAGGCGCTGTACGCGGTGCAGACCAAGTATGGCGACCTGGAGGGTCGAACGGTGCTGGATCTCGGCTGCGGGACAGGTATGCTTTCGATTGGTGCTGCCATGCTCGGTGCCGCTCTGGTAGTTGGAACTGAAATCGAACCGGATGCCGTAAAGGTAGATGCATAGCCTGTTTACCCCTCTCATAATACACAAACTTTCACTGCAGACCAATCAATAACTCCATCATACTCGTAGATTTTCCAGGAAAACTGCAATGGTTTCGATCTGCATAACGTTGACTGCGTGCAGGCAGATGTGCTGCAGCTCCGGGACATGTACGGTGGTAATCGCTTCGATACGGTATTGATGAATCCACCTTTTGGCACGAAACAGAATGCCGGTATCGATATGGATTTCTTGCGCACCGGTCTCGAGTTGGCACATGACGCCGTCTACTCGATGCACAAATCCTCCACCAGGTATATAGAGGCCCACATGGATGCCCACACATGTATTTGCACTTTCAATTCACTCAGATTTGTATTCATTGATGATCACACTTCTAGAGAACATATCACCCGAAAGGCTGCGGCATGGGGCATAAAAGGAACAGTTGTGGCCGAGCTACGCTACAATCTTTCCTCGTCGTACAAGTTCCATCGTCGTAGTAGTGTCGATGTAGCGGTGGATTTTTGGCGTTTCATACCGTCGTCGCCTGGCCCAAGGAAAACATCTTAAATTACAACGTATGCGGAGTAATAAAATTCGTTATCCTTACCGACCTCACGATAAACTGTGCAATGTCTCGTGCTTTTTCTCGTAATCTCTTCCTCTCTAGGTCGAGCTTCTAGCGCTTTATTTAAGGAAAATTCACATTTGTAGTTAGTTTAGGGGCGccttcgcattggtatatttttgttgttgtatcgCACATGTAAATATCATTGTTATTTCGATTTCGGGATAACTTCTGCGCCTTATTGAgttcaaaccaacaaaaaagagaTTAATACTAGGGactaagtaaaaaaaaaaaataaaggaacgATAATCGGGTCagtgggtgatggtggtctgtCTCTGTGCACGGGTTGATGGGCCACGCTTTACCATTGTGATGTTGGATGAtgagggagaggaggggggagggggattagTGGGGCTGTTGTTTTCCATAGCTGCCCTCAATGTCGCGTGCGACAAATAGCCGCACCAGAGCTCCTTGTCCCATTGATCCGCTaaacaaatgtttttattaaatttcagTTCTAATCGGCCATTCCTCCCTTTGGCTGCCAAATCGTTACCGTGTGCCGCCACTGCAACCATTTCTACGTCGTACTTGAGCGGTGCACGCGTTTCTGTACGTGTTTCGCTGTTCTTCCTTTGGCTAGATATATAGGTTTATAACGCCTTGACTTCACTTAACAAAATTCTATCCGCGTGTACTCCGAACAACAAACTATCGAAGTAGATAATAAACTGGAAGGGAACGCCGGGCGCGAGGACACGACTTTGCGCCCCTTCGCGCCagctgttttcttcttccgagTCGAGCGCTCGACTCGTCCTGAGAGCTGCCTATTCCTTACCGCACTACAGCAGCTCCCAGTAATCTCCTATTTTGTTGTGCCTGTTGTTTTCCAGCTTCATATCTCTACATCTCACCATTCCTCACTGCCGTTTACATtacgttttcatttttaattcggTTGCTTGCGCTGCTACCGTCCTATCGCTTTATTTTAAGCAAGGAAGATGTATTTCATTTACATactacaaacaaaaacaaaaaaacttaaagaaaagaaaacaaggaTCAACTGTACATTTTTTCTGAGCTATTTGAAAACCAGCCAGTATAAGCAGGCtaaaggaaaaatggaaacgcaACAAAAGAACAGAACAATTACTACAGCATCACttacaaaagcaaaaccccTCACTTTTGGGCTGAACGGTTCTTGCCTGTTTTGGGACAGTAGCCACCAATTTCTTTTCACACTctctttttaatgttttcagtGTCGCTTTGGGTGAGTAAAATATGAGAAttaatgaacgaacgaaaatttgaaaaaggaATATCCATTACGTAAAGTTGAGCAATGGATATAATGGAGGAAAGTGCGAGCTCTGTCGCGATTGGATTCCTCTTTTGAAATTCTCTTAGGTTACTCCTATTGTCCCGGATCAGGAGGACCTTTGATTGCGGCACACTCTAGGAAGCAGGTCGGGAACTCACCCGTCAGAGTAAGTGCAACTAAGCCGGCTTCATTGTGTCACTAACTTTCCCTCTTTCTGTATCTCACCGTGCTACTGTCCAACTGTTGCTTGTGGTCAGTTATGAGACCTGTGACCTTCGCACTACCATCGCCTTTAACCAGTCTTTTCCATCTGCAATCACATTTTTAGCTATATGCAAAACCCTATTGACACAGAGCAAGCCCTTCAGGAAATTCGGGTCTGTTAATGTTTCCTCTGTAGAAATAGGGCAGTTCGTCGTGGAAAATTGGGGTTACCTGTCAATCGTATTTGTCTGTGATGCACATATACTCTGCTCCACCTGCTCCACGTCCGCGTCTTACAAGTTCTGCCACTGGGTGGGAAAGATGGTTTGCTGTGCCTCGTTGCGCCGCGTGATTTCCTCGTGTAAACCATGGCTGAGCCACATAAGATGCAGCTTCCGATAGTGCTCCTGGCACAGCCGCAACGGGTTTCCGCGGCGTAAACCCTGGTCCGTCTCACTGTACGCATCCAGGTACGGGGCCGGTATCAGGCAGCCCTTGTGGATACCGAGAATGAGCACTTCGGCCTCGCGCACGCGCAGAAATATACCGATGCCGGCACCGCACACATGCGAGTGATACGTGCACGATCCGACCGAGCTCTTGCCCAGCTCCTTCTGGCAGCAGAAGCCCTGAGAGCACAGGACCTCACCGCAGACCAGGCACATGGTCGGATTGCGCGAATCATCCCGAATGTTGTTCGGGCAGGTGTAGTTCGAGATGCTATTGATCAGCTCACTGTAGTCGTCCGGCAGGTCAATCAGTTGGCGCACGATGGGTTCGGCACGGAACAACGAGCCGGTCAACAGCTGCATCTCGCGTGCCTGCCGCATGCGCTGAATCTGGGCCACGTTGCAGTCGGCCACTTGGCGGAGAAAGGCATACGAGGGGCTCGTCGAGTCGAAGAAGCGCAACGGATTCGGCTCGATGCCGAGGTACGTGACCATGAGCGCGAAATCGTGATCTACCTCGTCGTTACACTTCGGTAGTTCGATATCTGTGATACCGTGGaacagcagacagcagcagcggagcagTGTCTGGCTGCGGAGGCGAATGTCGCGCAACAGACGCACAGCCAACCGACGCTCCGAGGCCGCGcactctccttcttcctccgccttctccttctccttttccttctcttctcctgcagcggcagcggcaccaTTGCTGGTTACAGTCGGATCGTAGTACAGATTGTACTGGCGGTACAGGGCCGCTAGATTCCGTATGGCCTGTTGGTCCTCTTCGCTTTCCTCGACTTCTATGGTCGAGTCTGTCGCAGCCGGATCCGACATTGGCTCCGAGTCATCCGAACTGCACGTTGAGGTGACGAGAGTGCGTAGCACGTTGACAAGGAACACCGCCTGAACGATAGACTGATCGATAATGTTGCCGCGCGGCACCTGTCCGTCCAGCAGTGAGTAGAACAGTACGCGATGGGTCATGAACAGGCAGGTGTTAAGAATACCAAACAGGTCCCAGTCGAAGAAAGACGGTGACGGTTTGCGACCGAACAAGCGCTCATAAATGTCCAGCATGTAGGTGATCAGACTGGGCTGGAAGCCGATGCTCATAACCTGCGAGCTAAGCACGCACGAGACCCGCACGAGCCCGCGCAGACAACTCGAATGGCGGATCGATAGCTCAGACCCGAGCGGGCGCTCCATCACACGCAGCAACATCTCGAGCGATTTGATCGTGTATGAGCACGACATCCACACGGCTAGCACGTCCTTGAAGTGTTTCGTCAGCGGCGGTAGCGTTATCAACTCGCCGACCGTGCAGCTGAGCTTGCGCAGATACTCATAAACGTGCGTACTGATGCACGCTCGGGGCAGCTCTAGCGCGTTCGTCCAGTGCGCTGGCGTAAgctggatggttggatgaCGCTCCTCCAGTTTGGCCAGCACGGCCGTACGGAGTGGTTCTCGCGCCAGTTCGAACCACGGGATATCATTGATCATTTTTTCGTAGTGGTCGGCCGGCAGCTTCCTACCCCCTTCCGGTTCGTCCATCCCGTAATCGGCAAAGATGTTGCCTGTGACAGGCGCGACGTCATCCGCAAACATACCGGTTGGTGGTTCAACCACCTGTTCAGCCTCGTTGTcaacgtcgccgtcgccgtcgccgtcactgGCCGTGGGTTGAGCTTCACCATCCATTAGTATATCATCGTCGGAAAAATCTGGATATGTCGTCAAATCATCGCGCACGAGCTCCACTACCCCGCGCTGCCACTGCTCCCGGGGCGGAGTCGACGTCAccggtggtttggttggttcatCCGTGAGTTGCTGTTCCGCCATCAGGTCGAGAAAGTCGGACATGAAGGCGTACCACGTCGGGAAGTCGAACAGCTCCGGTACCTGGCGTTGGGCTTCGTGCAACGCCGGATCCTTCAGTCCGTTCGGGATGCAGCGAACCGAGTCAAGCGGTGGGATAAGCGGGATCAAACAGTTGCTGAGAAAGCGACACAGCGGACACAGGAACTCGTGTTTCTCCACATCGAATAGGACCGGAGTACGATTGCGGTACGGGCGACGGTTCTCCTTCATCACCTCGTTGCTGAAGTACTTCTCGAAGCAGTTTGCGTGCATCACGTGTCCGCAGGTAGTGATGTGCGGCGACGGATGAATGTCTGCTTCGATGTACTCCAGCTTCCCCTCCTCGTTGACGTGCTGATAGCGCGACAGAACAGACGACGGTTGCACGAATGCAGCATACACCAGACAGTTGGTCGAGCGCGCCTCCAGGGTCGAATCCTCCGAGCAGAGGATGCATGTGTGCCGTATGTCAACTTTTCCCTCGTCCACACGCTCCGTCCACCGGTTCGGGCCCATACAGACGGGAGTGCTGGAAACCAGCTTCGTTTCCATATTCTGTACTGGGGCGTCTGTGTCGCCACCGATTGATCGctgtgttgctgtggttgaAGTTGCGGTTGAGGTGGATGGCATCcaatccattttttgttgcgGCGGCTGCTCATCGTCGGCCGATCCAGTCGCCTGCGCACACTCGCGCTCAAATTCGGCGGCTTGCGAGTCCCAAAACTTCTGCTGCATCTTCATCATATCCTTCATCGCTTTGGCGCGCCGTGCGGCCACCAGTTGCGCTCGCAGCTGCTTTTCGATCTCCTCAGCGCTGATAAACGGTGCACCTTCGCCTTCCTCCTGAGTGGCTGTAGTGTTTGATGCCTCCGTGTTCTGGTTGCCGTCCAGTTGTTTGTAGCGTTGGATGACCCACTGCAGCAAATCGCGTTGCGATTGGACCTAAAATTGCAATTCGAAATGTTTGATTAATCTGGCGACCGGAAAGCAAACCTAAAACTGTTGGCAAATGAGCTTAGGCAATAAGCTTACCCGCGGACTTCGAACTAATTCTTCGAGTTTGCCCAGTAAGTTGATCTTGCGACAACGCTCACCAAACTTCAGATACGGATAGTATCCGGTCTCCTCCTCTTGAATGGCGTGTCCTATCAGGTGCAGAATCTATCGTCAAAGAAGTACACAAAAGAAATGATCAACATTTGAAGAGCGTTCGTGGATAGATCGCTGTTGCATACCCGTTGCAGATGACCCTCGGAGAACGTAATGGACTTCAAGTCTTGGGCGCGCGTAAGCACCACATTTATGATTTCTAACATCACATCACACTGCAGCAGGTTGGGTATGATGCTGTGTGTGAAACAGAAACGAATcagcgagtttttttttatatcggTTGCAATAGTGTGTTACCGCCTCTAATTACCTGAACGGTTGGGTTAGTTTCGGCAGAACCGGGGGAGGACAGCACACCAGCTCATTCTGCTCCTTGCGCCGATTGCGCTGCATCTCCTCCGATTTGGACTTCTCCTCCTTTGAGTAGTGGTAAAAGAAGAGGTTGTACCAGCTATAGTATTCCGGCTTGAGGCGATAAACACCCTTCTTGTCCGCTGCCGTCGGGCGTTCGAAAACGGCCACCTCCTCGAACACCGCTTCGATGGCCGTCTCGCTGTACTTCTCTTCGCTAACGGCCCGAGTAAGCTCAGAATGCGATAACGGATTAATACAAAGCTGTTGCACGACCTCCTTCTTGATGCGATCGTTGTCGGTGACCGCACCGACGCCAGGCACGTACCGCTCGCTAACAATCATgatgagcagctcgagcaCCTCGTCCGCCATCAACATCGTTTGGCGCACGTGATCTTCCTCCATCGTGGACTCGGACAGCCGGCGCGGTGTCTCGGGCTGATCATTTGCCAACCAGTGCAGGAGTTTGAACTTGTTCAGCACGTGGATCAGAAATTCATTCGCTTCGATCAGGGAGGCACCGATCTGTAGGATCACGATATCCCGATCGAGCATCTCGTATCGACACTTGACGCTGCGGTAGAAGTACAGCTGGTTCAGCAGCGCGTACCCATTTCGGCGCCACATGTTGGCGAACACCTGCGACATCATGGTGCGGGCACATAGCACCGGCTCAATGATCTGCTCTGGCGCCGGACGCTCGGGAATGTTCGGCGCAATCGTATCGTATGTCAGCCCGTAGCGCTCCATCTCCAGATAAAGACCAGCAAAGAGGCGCGTGAGTGGTAGgtgcaccgacaccggcataAGCGAAACGTCGTACGCAAAACAGGCGACGCTGTGATCGGCAACCTCACGCATCACGACACCAGTCGACTGCACGTTGAACTTCGCCTCCGTGAGCGCCGTTAGCAGCATCCGGTATACTTTCACCAGCACGATCCGGTCGGTGGCGCACCACTCGAGCACGAGCGTGATCATGTGGGACAACTTCAGGTGTAGCGTGAAGGCCGTCTCCCATTCCGGCTCGTACTCCATATGCTGCCCCATCTGACGTGTTGCCGAGTCCATACCCTGCATACACTTGAGCAGACGAATCAGAATCTGTACACCGTGCAGGAAACCACCGCGCAGCTCCTGCGTCCAGCTGCCCTCCTCCGGCGGGAAATTGAGCAGATACTTCAGATCGACCAGGATGTAGGCGGCCCGCTTAAACACGTTCATCGAGGacgtgtttttggggaactGTAGCATATTCTGCTTGACatgccgatcgatcgcctcGGTGTTGAACGTGTGCATCAGCTTGAAGAAAGCTGACTCCTGCGCGATGAGATAGTGCGCAATCGAGGGTACAGTGAACAGCTGCACGCTCAGTGACACAATCGAGAATGAGTGATAGTGATCGTCGCGGATGAAGTCCTGCATCAGCGAGGTGTAGAGTCGCGTGAAGACGATCGCGAGCTCCTTCTTGTGTTCGTACTCCATCAGCATACCGGCGATGAGCAGCCGGTGCCAGCAGGTGCGAGCCGATTTCCACAGCTTATGGTCGTTGCTCATTATCAGACGTAGATAAGATAAGACATGACATGGATAATTGAATTCTTCCGCAAGAATGGCGCGAAACGTGCTGTGAATCGTCAAGAAGTCCTGCATCCTGTTAAGGCAACGAAAtaagcaaattgaaaatgtaattgGCTGCCAgtgcactgatgatgatgctgaacactgctgctggcttaCCAGTTCAGGATTTGCATGGCGAGATGCTGACAAGCTACCTCATCGCGGTGCAATACCGTCACTTTGAGCGGCGAAGGCTTAGTGCCCATCGACGACCGTATAGCTTTGTTTTCAATATCATCCTTCAGCTTGCAGCATACATCGAATGGGGCACACTTGACGACAGCCCGGCCATCGCGATCGATACTCGTCACGTACGCGACGGCATCCTTCTGCGAGCACTTCACAATCGACGTCAGGGTCTGGATAACCTATGATGATCGCGACACGGtaggagaagaaaataaagataaaTTCAAGCTCTGCTGCTAATGGTGTCTGTAATCGGCcttcattcccccccccccccccctctccctacCCATTACAATTCCTCTCAGAGGAATTGGAATCCTAGTGCGCGTATTGCGCCGCTTACCTGCTCGAATGTGTGCGTTTCATCGTTGTAGAGTATGGTGCAGTGGGTATTTTCCTCATCGTCCAGCCCGATCAAGCTGCCATCGCTGTGCATCTGCAGGACGCGCATGCAGTAGTCCAGTATGGCACGAAATACGAGCTTGCAACGTTGTTGGATCGGTTCGGGTAGTGGTGTTGCCTCACGGTTCGACGTATCCTGTTCCGCACGGGATTGCTACAGTGTTGATAAgatttgtgtttgtatgttaAAGAAGTAATATactttccctcctccccctcaaaaagtgaaacaatcaAGATCGGACACAAGCGTATGTGCGCATGTCGCCGAGCCATACACGCCACTTACATTGTGATCATCGCACACAGGATCCTTCTTCCAGGCTTCAGGGTCACCGCAatcgcaacaaccaccaccgcccgagGTTGCCATTTTGTATTTGTGCTCCCGATGAGAGGATTTCTTGAAGCACGACGAGCACAATACACACGTACCATCCATGCCTGGTTACCGTCATGCcacgagagaaagggaaaaccagTGATGAATCATAACAAAAATCTAACCGGATAGCGGTGGCCGTGCACTTACTGCATTCGCGGCAGCTGTAGGTCGGTTCGCCGATCTTGAAGACTCGACCGCACACGGAAGAAACGTTGTCTGTCGATTTTAGATGCTCCAAGTACTTGTCCGGTTCATCCGGGCAGATGAACGATTCTAGAACGTGCTGCACCTTGCTCTTGAACAGCTGTTCGTCGATCCAATACGGTtctggaagagagagagattgtgaGTGCTGGTCAGTTCGAGGTCAGGATGTCGTATGCAGAATCTTGGGCTTACCATGTGCGAAGACTGCCTCCTCTGTCGGTGCGACATACTGTTCCTGGGGCTGTGCTAGGACTCGGGCTGTCTGCCGCAAGTACTCGATTATGGCGGTGGGAGTAAGGCGCTGCAAGCTGCACAACTGGCGCCACTCGTTCACCAGCTCACGCTCCGACACGTCCATGCTTGTTGTGTTTTAGGTGTTTCGTCTATGCTATATCCTATTGGTCCTTGCTTCTGTTTTTCTGCACCGCCAGTAAAAGAGGATAGGGAGGGAGATCAGAACGAAAGAAATTGAACGCAAGCAGCAGAATAGagaaacaaaagacaaaagaaaaacgagatcagcaaacaacaaaagaagaatggctttggttgttttttgttggctGCCTGCCGCGGATGAAAGGAACATTAGATGGAGAAAAGCACatacacgagcgcgcgcgcacacacacgcacacacaacatacaatACATTTTTTCATTGGTGCCTGCTGTCTTGCAAgcgcgacgatgacggcggcgatgaagtgaaaagtgaaaatccgTTTTTAATGCGTcgccctctcttcctccctgcTCATCTACAAACCCTTACTTTTCTCGATAAACCAACACGCACATCACGAGCTGTGCATGCTCTGACAGGTTCAGGCCTGTGTTGCTGCGCGATGCACCACGGCCATCATCAGCCCGAACTAAtcactgatggtggtgcccgtGGTTCTGGCGAGCATTGCTACTTTGTCTCGATGAGACTAgtatggcgcgcgcgccatgctTGCATCCTCGGCGGACGGAATTTGCAAACAACGGCACACCGCGACCGAGGCCGACACAGAAAGAAACGTTCCCGAGGAAATCATTATTACTGCCTACCCCTAGAGctggtttgcgttttgcgttttgtcaCTTCCGACAGCGCCAGTTGCACAAAGCAGGGAGGCGCGCTGCTGCGAGACGAAGCAAGATGGAGCACCAAGCGCCGTGCAACCTTCGGGTAGGAACGGAGAAACCTTCCTCCAATCTCGAACGAAGAGAACaatgcacacagcacactggATTTCGCGTTTTCCCTGTGACCAAACGTGTACGGACACGAATAACTAGCCCTGCGAACGTTTTATTGGTCCTCGTCGTTCCGCATTGACGGTGGTTcagatgctgcagctgctgcgttTTCTGATGCAACCCGCTCGCGGCCAATGTTTGGAGACCTTCGTTCTCGCAGCCCCCAGGTCTGTGTTTTCGCTTACCTTATTCCTTGCACCTTGAAAATACcgaatgaagcagcagctttccCTGACCTCCCTAGGCCCTCGCACGAAACTTTTCGAAGAATGACACCTTCTTCACCGTGTCGTGTGTCACAAACATTCGAGCTGCAGTTGGCAGCTGCTGTTTCGAACAGTTTGATCAAAAGTCGTGCACTTTTTCGGGCAGCATGTGGGCAACCGCCACAATTCGACCTCGCAACGAGCCGGAACTTGCAAATATAATTCCACG
This window contains:
- the LOC125953596 gene encoding SOSS complex subunit C homolog; protein product: MAFPPSGANQDLTKKILEDIQIKKQLLQKGGNSTSAGFANLYTPSSVFSGPQYAANNTGAPLATDGCVNAVAKAVWNQAITQSFGSFIPQDSVFGNCILPVLPRYENPPANSFNSPSKT
- the LOC125953590 gene encoding rRNA N6-adenosine-methyltransferase Mettl5 — its product is MALIKLKTLEEYLQGVDDFVSPKVCLEQYITPSHIASQALYAVQTKYGDLEGRTVLDLGCGTGMLSIGAAMLGAALVVGTEIEPDAVKIFQENCNGFDLHNVDCVQADVLQLRDMYGGNRFDTVLMNPPFGTKQNAGIDMDFLRTGLELAHDAVYSMHKSSTREHITRKAAAWGIKGTVVAELRYNLSSSYKFHRRSSVDVAVDFWRFIPSSPGPRKTS
- the LOC125953569 gene encoding E3 ubiquitin-protein ligase UBR1, which translates into the protein MDVSERELVNEWRQLCSLQRLTPTAIIEYLRQTARVLAQPQEQYVAPTEEAVFAHEPYWIDEQLFKSKVQHVLESFICPDEPDKYLEHLKSTDNVSSVCGRVFKIGEPTYSCRECSMDGTCVLCSSCFKKSSHREHKYKMATSGGGGCCDCGDPEAWKKDPVCDDHNQSRAEQDTSNREATPLPEPIQQRCKLVFRAILDYCMRVLQMHSDGSLIGLDDEENTHCTILYNDETHTFEQVIQTLTSIVKCSQKDAVAYVTSIDRDGRAVVKCAPFDVCCKLKDDIENKAIRSSMGTKPSPLKVTVLHRDEVACQHLAMQILNWMQDFLTIHSTFRAILAEEFNYPCHVLSYLRLIMSNDHKLWKSARTCWHRLLIAGMLMEYEHKKELAIVFTRLYTSLMQDFIRDDHYHSFSIVSLSVQLFTVPSIAHYLIAQESAFFKLMHTFNTEAIDRHVKQNMLQFPKNTSSMNVFKRAAYILVDLKYLLNFPPEEGSWTQELRGGFLHGVQILIRLLKCMQGMDSATRQMGQHMEYEPEWETAFTLHLKLSHMITLVLEWCATDRIVLVKVYRMLLTALTEAKFNVQSTGVVMREVADHSVACFAYDVSLMPVSVHLPLTRLFAGLYLEMERYGLTYDTIAPNIPERPAPEQIIEPVLCARTMMSQVFANMWRRNGYALLNQLYFYRSVKCRYEMLDRDIVILQIGASLIEANEFLIHVLNKFKLLHWLANDQPETPRRLSESTMEEDHVRQTMLMADEVLELLIMIVSERYVPGVGAVTDNDRIKKEVVQQLCINPLSHSELTRAVSEEKYSETAIEAVFEEVAVFERPTAADKKGVYRLKPEYYSWYNLFFYHYSKEEKSKSEEMQRNRRKEQNELVCCPPPVLPKLTQPFSIIPNLLQCDVMLEIINVVLTRAQDLKSITFSEGHLQRILHLIGHAIQEEETGYYPYLKFGERCRKINLLGKLEELVRSPRVQSQRDLLQWVIQRYKQLDGNQNTEASNTTATQEEGEGAPFISAEEIEKQLRAQLVAARRAKAMKDMMKMQQKFWDSQAAEFERECAQATGSADDEQPPQQKMDWMPSTSTATSTTATQRSIGGDTDAPVQNMETKLVSSTPVCMGPNRWTERVDEGKVDIRHTCILCSEDSTLEARSTNCLVYAAFVQPSSVLSRYQHVNEEGKLEYIEADIHPSPHITTCGHVMHANCFEKYFSNEVMKENRRPYRNRTPVLFDVEKHEFLCPLCRFLSNCLIPLIPPLDSVRCIPNGLKDPALHEAQRQVPELFDFPTWYAFMSDFLDLMAEQQLTDEPTKPPVTSTPPREQWQRGVVELVRDDLTTYPDFSDDDILMDGEAQPTASDGDGDGDVDNEAEQVVEPPTGMFADDVAPVTGNIFADYGMDEPEGGRKLPADHYEKMINDIPWFELAREPLRTAVLAKLEERHPTIQLTPAHWTNALELPRACISTHVYEYLRKLSCTVGELITLPPLTKHFKDVLAVWMSCSYTIKSLEMLLRVMERPLGSELSIRHSSCLRGLVRVSCVLSSQVMSIGFQPSLITYMLDIYERLFGRKPSPSFFDWDLFGILNTCLFMTHRVLFYSLLDGQVPRGNIIDQSIVQAVFLVNVLRTLVTSTCSSDDSEPMSDPAATDSTIEVEESEEDQQAIRNLAALYRQYNLYYDPTVTSNGAAAAAGEEKEKEKEKAEEEGECAASERRLAVRLLRDIRLRSQTLLRCCCLLFHGITDIELPKCNDEVDHDFALMVTYLGIEPNPLRFFDSTSPSYAFLRQVADCNVAQIQRMRQAREMQLLTGSLFRAEPIVRQLIDLPDDYSELINSISNYTCPNNIRDDSRNPTMCLVCGEVLCSQGFCCQKELGKSSVGSCTYHSHVCGAGIGIFLRVREAEVLILGIHKGCLIPAPYLDAYSETDQGLRRGNPLRLCQEHYRKLHLMWLSHGLHEEITRRNEAQQTIFPTQWQNL